In Streptomyces durocortorensis, a genomic segment contains:
- a CDS encoding oxidoreductase, translating to MLIYGELTAAEHALRDSFPEGRWVDLRTGEPEDDDPATGARWGADRTVRAEVVAALLLGGNTERPSSVASLRLAGARITGRLDLAGAEIGHLLWLKECRLDQPVSFNAASTRTIRITRSRVPGVDAGLARIEGRLDLTGSVMDTGRLSLINAYVAGELTLDEARISAPEPWAVFAGGLVMGGGVFCRNGFTARGGIRLPGAQLPGGLFMEGARLESPGGEALIADNVTTTVVHLSEGFSATGTVRLRGAQISDLLTLEGATLGGGDTALSGVGMRVGTLDFTLAAQPAGAVNLQGATAAVLHDGERSWPEEVRLDGFVYGALHSDRTPPQRDVAHRLGWLRRNPGYAPQPYEQLASCYRQAGHDDDARRVLLEKQRHRRSTLNAPGRVWGYLLDAAVGYGYRPWLAALWMTALCLLGSLVFSARSPVQTKDGEGAPFNSLFYTLDLLFPIGDFGQRGAWHWTGATQWLSYVLIAIGWLLTTAVVAGVSRTLSRN from the coding sequence GTGTTGATCTACGGCGAACTGACGGCGGCTGAGCATGCCTTGCGGGATTCCTTCCCCGAAGGGCGGTGGGTGGATCTGCGCACCGGGGAGCCTGAGGACGACGATCCCGCCACCGGGGCGCGTTGGGGGGCCGACCGCACGGTCCGCGCCGAGGTCGTGGCCGCCCTTCTGCTGGGCGGCAACACGGAACGGCCGAGCAGTGTCGCCTCCCTGCGTCTCGCCGGCGCTCGGATCACGGGCCGCCTCGATCTGGCCGGTGCGGAGATCGGCCACCTGCTCTGGCTGAAGGAATGCCGGTTGGATCAGCCGGTCAGCTTCAACGCGGCCTCGACACGGACGATCCGGATCACGCGCAGCCGGGTCCCCGGCGTGGACGCCGGACTGGCCCGCATCGAGGGCCGTCTCGACCTGACCGGGTCCGTGATGGACACGGGCCGTCTCTCCCTGATCAACGCCTATGTGGCGGGGGAGCTGACTCTCGACGAGGCACGGATATCGGCTCCCGAACCGTGGGCGGTGTTCGCGGGGGGCCTGGTCATGGGCGGCGGCGTCTTCTGCCGGAACGGCTTCACCGCGCGGGGCGGAATACGGCTGCCGGGTGCGCAGTTGCCCGGCGGCCTGTTCATGGAGGGTGCCCGGCTGGAGAGCCCCGGCGGGGAGGCGCTGATCGCGGACAACGTGACAACCACAGTGGTACACCTCTCCGAGGGGTTCAGCGCGACGGGAACTGTGCGGCTGCGGGGTGCTCAGATATCGGACCTGCTGACCCTTGAGGGAGCCACCCTCGGCGGCGGCGACACGGCGCTCTCAGGCGTCGGGATGCGGGTGGGAACCCTCGACTTCACCCTTGCCGCACAGCCTGCGGGAGCGGTGAACCTTCAGGGTGCCACAGCAGCCGTTCTGCACGACGGCGAGCGGAGCTGGCCGGAGGAAGTGCGGCTGGACGGCTTCGTCTACGGCGCCCTCCACTCCGACAGGACACCCCCGCAGAGAGATGTGGCCCACCGCCTGGGATGGCTCCGCCGGAACCCCGGCTATGCCCCGCAGCCGTACGAGCAACTGGCCTCCTGTTACCGCCAGGCGGGTCACGACGACGACGCCCGGAGGGTGTTGCTGGAGAAGCAACGCCACCGTCGCAGCACCCTGAACGCACCGGGACGAGTATGGGGTTATCTCCTCGATGCCGCCGTCGGATACGGCTACCGGCCCTGGCTGGCCGCCTTGTGGATGACAGCGCTCTGCCTGCTCGGCAGCCTGGTGTTCAGCGCCCGCTCACCGGTCCAGACGAAGGACGGAGAGGGCGCCCCGTTCAACTCCTTATTCTACACCCTCGACCTGCTCTTCCCCATCGGTGACTTCGGCCAGCGGGGCGCATGGCACTGGACGGGGGCGACACAGTGGCTGTCGTACGTGCTGATCGCCATCGGCTGGCTCCTCACCACGGCTGTGGTCGCGGGCGTTTCCCGCACTCTGAGCAGGAACTGA
- a CDS encoding VWA domain-containing protein, with protein sequence MITRNRLTTGVGIALATLAAGLGTAIPAAADEAPAAPSPKVELVLDVSGSMRTRDIDGQSRMAAAKQAFNDVLDAVPEQVQLGIRTLGADYPGEDRKVGCKDTRQLYPVGPLDRTEAKTAVATLAPTGFTPIGPALLGAADDLEGGEGSRRIVLITDGEDTCGPLDPCEVAREIAARGTHLVVDTLGLVPNAKIRQQLTCIAEATGGTYTAVQHKEELSDRVKQLVDRAAEPVVTPVATEGAASCSTAPELKPGLYTDRAKIGEHRWYRVDVLPGQELRASASVAADRAVDNDYGVLLRAVTAHGREIVRGSEAGTGRTDVISSGLRYPKAGTEDEDSGDSGDGKPAAETVCLQLAHSFSAPASVKRSPGLPVELTVDLVEGPAEASDAAAFGLGRGWWLLGVLVLTGLIAGLLTGWLSRWRVAVWRTN encoded by the coding sequence ATGATCACTAGAAATCGGCTGACGACCGGGGTGGGCATAGCGCTCGCCACCCTGGCCGCCGGGCTCGGCACCGCGATCCCCGCGGCCGCCGACGAAGCCCCCGCCGCCCCCTCCCCCAAGGTCGAGCTGGTGCTCGACGTCAGTGGCTCCATGCGCACCCGCGACATCGACGGCCAGTCCCGGATGGCCGCCGCGAAGCAGGCGTTCAACGACGTCCTGGACGCGGTGCCCGAACAGGTGCAGCTCGGTATCCGGACGCTCGGCGCGGACTACCCCGGCGAGGACCGCAAGGTCGGCTGCAAGGACACCCGGCAGCTCTACCCGGTCGGCCCGCTGGACCGTACCGAGGCCAAGACCGCCGTCGCCACACTCGCCCCCACCGGCTTCACCCCGATCGGTCCCGCCCTGCTCGGCGCGGCCGACGACCTGGAGGGCGGCGAGGGTTCGCGCCGGATCGTGCTCATCACGGACGGCGAGGACACCTGCGGTCCGCTCGACCCGTGCGAGGTGGCCCGGGAGATCGCCGCGCGCGGCACCCACCTGGTCGTGGACACCCTCGGCCTGGTGCCCAACGCCAAGATCCGCCAGCAGCTCACCTGTATCGCGGAGGCCACCGGCGGCACGTACACCGCCGTCCAGCACAAGGAAGAACTCTCCGACCGGGTCAAGCAGTTGGTGGACCGGGCGGCCGAGCCCGTCGTCACCCCGGTGGCGACCGAAGGGGCCGCGAGCTGCTCCACCGCGCCCGAGCTGAAGCCCGGCCTCTACACGGACCGCGCGAAGATCGGCGAACACCGCTGGTACCGGGTCGACGTGCTGCCCGGCCAGGAGCTGCGCGCCTCGGCGAGCGTGGCGGCGGACCGCGCGGTGGACAACGACTACGGTGTGCTGCTGCGCGCGGTGACGGCCCACGGCCGGGAGATCGTCCGGGGCTCCGAGGCGGGCACCGGCCGCACCGATGTGATCTCGTCCGGACTGCGCTACCCGAAGGCCGGGACCGAGGACGAGGACTCCGGCGACAGCGGTGACGGCAAGCCCGCCGCCGAGACCGTATGCCTCCAGCTCGCCCACTCCTTCTCCGCGCCCGCGTCCGTGAAGCGGTCTCCCGGTCTGCCGGTCGAGCTGACCGTGGACCTGGTCGAAGGACCGGCCGAGGCGTCCGACGCGGCGGCCTTCGGACTCGGCCGCGGCTGGTGGCTGCTCGGGGTGCTCGTCCTGACCGGCCTGATCGCGGGCCTGCTGACCGGCTGGCTCTCTCGCTGGCGCGTCGCCGTATGGAGGACCAACTGA
- the xylB gene encoding xylulokinase → MPSPAVVIGVDSSTQSTKAAVIDVSTGEQLAVGRAPHVVTGESGARESDPEIWWRALCEAVAAGLKESGLPARAVTGIAVAGQQHGLVVLDRTGRPLRPALLWNDTRSAPQAAALTDALGGPGAWTARTGSVPVASITASKWQWLREHDPANAARAAAVRLPHDFLTERLAGVAATDPGDASGSGWYSTATGAYDPVLLELLGLDAALLPEVAPTGAARVGSLTGAAAQALGLPAGIAVAAGTGDNMSAAVGLGLGGGGLLDHPALSLGTSGTVFAASRTRPGSPALNGFAAADGTYLPLACTLNCTLAVDKVAALLGLDREDAAPGGEAVLLPYLDGERTPDLPTSSGLLTGLRHDTTGQQLLGAAYEGAAVTVLRALDELLSACGLDPHAPEVAARPLRLIGGGARGRMWVETVRRLSGRPLVLPGSGELVALGAAALAASAAGGGDPVALATAWRRGGTDRQLDPVARDTETWQRVTSVLDRAARPLLGG, encoded by the coding sequence ATGCCGTCACCCGCCGTCGTCATCGGCGTGGACAGCTCGACCCAGTCCACGAAAGCCGCGGTCATCGACGTCTCGACCGGTGAGCAGCTCGCCGTCGGGCGCGCCCCGCACGTCGTCACCGGCGAGTCCGGGGCCCGCGAGAGCGATCCGGAGATCTGGTGGCGGGCGCTGTGCGAGGCGGTGGCCGCCGGGCTGAAGGAGTCGGGCCTCCCCGCCCGCGCGGTCACCGGTATCGCGGTCGCCGGACAGCAGCACGGGCTCGTCGTGCTGGACCGGACGGGCCGTCCGCTGCGCCCCGCGCTGCTGTGGAACGACACCCGCTCCGCGCCGCAGGCCGCCGCCCTCACCGACGCGCTCGGCGGGCCCGGGGCCTGGACCGCCCGCACCGGTTCCGTACCCGTGGCCTCGATCACCGCATCCAAATGGCAGTGGCTGCGCGAGCACGACCCGGCGAACGCGGCGCGGGCGGCCGCGGTCCGGCTCCCCCACGACTTCCTCACCGAGCGCCTCGCGGGCGTCGCCGCCACCGACCCGGGGGACGCGTCGGGCAGCGGCTGGTACTCCACGGCCACCGGCGCTTACGACCCCGTGCTGCTGGAGCTCCTCGGCCTGGACGCGGCCCTGCTGCCCGAGGTCGCGCCCACCGGGGCGGCCCGGGTCGGCTCGCTCACCGGGGCGGCGGCACAGGCACTCGGGCTGCCCGCGGGCATCGCCGTGGCGGCCGGCACCGGGGACAACATGAGCGCCGCCGTGGGCCTCGGCCTGGGCGGCGGCGGGCTGCTGGACCACCCGGCCCTGAGCCTCGGCACCTCCGGAACGGTGTTCGCGGCCTCCCGCACCCGGCCCGGCTCTCCCGCGCTGAACGGGTTCGCCGCCGCCGACGGTACGTATCTGCCGCTGGCCTGCACCCTCAACTGCACCCTCGCCGTGGACAAGGTGGCCGCTCTGCTGGGCCTGGACCGCGAGGACGCGGCGCCCGGCGGGGAGGCCGTCCTCCTCCCGTATCTCGACGGCGAACGGACCCCCGATCTGCCGACTTCCTCGGGGCTCCTGACCGGGCTGCGCCACGACACCACCGGGCAGCAACTGCTGGGCGCCGCCTACGAGGGCGCGGCCGTCACCGTACTGCGGGCGCTCGACGAACTGCTGTCGGCGTGCGGCCTCGATCCGCACGCCCCCGAGGTGGCCGCACGCCCGCTGCGCCTGATCGGGGGCGGGGCGCGGGGGCGGATGTGGGTGGAGACGGTCCGCCGGCTCTCCGGCCGCCCGCTCGTCCTCCCCGGCAGCGGGGAGCTGGTCGCCCTCGGTGCGGCGGCGCTCGCCGCCTCGGCCGCGGGCGGAGGCGATCCGGTGGCGCTGGCGACGGCGTGGCGACGCGGCGGGACGGACCGTCAGCTCGACCCGGTGGCACGGGACACGGAGACCTGGCAGCGGGTCACCTCGGTGCTGGACCGGGCCGCACGGCCGCTGCTCGGCGGCTGA